The Diceros bicornis minor isolate mBicDic1 chromosome 1, mDicBic1.mat.cur, whole genome shotgun sequence sequence agaaaaaaggaaaaaaaaaagaccccctTGATCCCACATCCCCCACAGCTATAACCTcatttctctgcttccctttATAGCAAAACTCCTTCCCTTTCTCGCCTTCGCTCTCTCAAACCTCTTCCACTCAGATGTTGACCCTGTCATGACACTGAAACAGCTCCGCTGACATCACCAGTGAGCCCACCTTGTTAATCCAAAGGCCAGTGCTCAGCCTTCGTCCTGTCGCCCTCTCGGCAGCATTTGCCAAGTGAATTACTTCTTCCTTCTTAAACCTCCCGTTTGACCTCTGGGACAGCACTCtgttctcctccctcctcactgGCTACCCCTCCCACCTTCTTTGCTGGTTCTGCCTCATCTCCCTGATTTCTCAACCTGGGTGCTCCTTGAGGCTCAGTGCTTGGGCATCCCCTTTCTGGCTATAGTCACTCCCTGGGGGATTTCATCCAGTCTCATGGCGTTAAATCCCATCTCTCCCCTGATGACTCCCAAGTCTGTATTCCCAGTCCAGATCTCTCTCCTAAACTCCAGACTTGCACATCCAGCTGCCTGCACAGCCTTTCATTTGGTAGTCTCAGAGGCATCTCAAGCTTAACTGATCAGAACTGAATTCCTGATTTCccacccaccccagacctgcttcccctgcccccttccccgtTTCAGGGAATGGCAGCTGCGTGCTGCCACTGACTCAGGCCAGAGGCCTTGGAGTCATCCTCAACTCCTCTTCCCCCCCCAAACATACACATCCAGTCCATCAGTAAATACATCTAGAATCTGCCACTTCTCACTGTCTCCGCTGCTGCCCCCCTGAGCTAAATCACCACCATCTCTTGCCTGAATTATTGTGATAGCCTCTCCActtttctccctgcttccacccctGGCCCTCCAGTCTTTTCTCAACACCACAACTAGAGCGATCCTGTTAAACCCTAAGTCACAGCATGTCATACCTCTGCTCTGAGCCTTCCAGTGGCTCCCATCTCACCCAGTGTCAGAGCCCAGGTCCATCAGCGGCCCATCACCCTCTGACTTCATCCCCTAAGCCCCCTCACACACTCTGCCTGGCTTCTTGGTGTCGGCTCCTGCCTCAGGCCTTGGCAGTCACTCTCCCCTCTGCTCAGAGCCCCATTCCTCCCATTTCCATGTGGCTCATTCTCGCAGGCCTTCAGGTTTCTGCTCACATGTCACCCTCTTACCCTGACCCTCCCTGACCACTTGTCTACCAGAATAGCTGCCCCGCCCCCAGTAAGCTTTATCCTCCTCACCTGCTCTGCTATTCTCCACGGCACCTCCCACAGTCTGGCTTGTtactatttacttgtttattttgtctCCTTTTATTAGAATGTCAGTGCCTTGAGGGCAGGGCTTTGAGTTCTCACTGCTGTTATGTCCAGAGCTCTGagaagtgtctggcacacaggaggtgctcagtaaacatttgtgagATGAGTGGAGGGGCAGACGTGCAGTGGGCAGCCCCACAGTGAACTCAGGGTCGGGTGGGAGAGGGGTGGAGGCACTGGGGGGTGCTGTGGAGGACAGGCTCTCATGCAGAGTTTAGGGGAGAGCAAGCTCACTGTCCCCCTGCATAGGTTCAACCGGGCAGCGCTCATCAACGTGGGCTTCCTGGAGAGCAGCAACAGCACGGACTACATCGCCATGCATGACGTGGACCTGCTCCCTCTCAACGAGGAGCTGGACTACGGCTTCCCTGAGGCTGGGCCCTTCCACGTGGCCTCCCCGGAGCTCCACCCGCTCTACCACTACAAGACCTATGTCGGCGGCATCCTGCTGCTCTCCAAGCAGCACTACCAGCTGGTGAGGCCCAGCCCCACCTGCTCTGCTCAGAACCAGGGAGCACCCACCTGGGCAGGGGCACTGGCAGGAGGAGCAGCAGTTCTGGGGCCGAGCAGGTGGAGGAGTCCTGCTAGGCCCAGCAGGGGAACCCAGGAGCAGTCAGAGACTTGAGAGAGGAGCAGGACTGAGCAAGTCAGTTAGGGAGGAttctgctgcagtaacaaaccCCCATGCAAGCTGGCTTCAGAAGACTTGGGGTTCATTGGCTCTCAAAATGGAAAAGTCTggatggggctgggggaggtgggTCTTGCTGCAGGTACGGCCTGCCCAGCTCTCAGACAGTGTCATCAGGGCACAATTTCACCTTCCATCTCTCACCTCTGCCTTCTCTAGACTGGATTTGTTTTTAGACATTCAGGGTGCACGGTGGTTGTCATGGCTGCAACCTGCATCCATCGAGGCCCAAGTTCAGTGGAAGATGGACCCCCTTCCCCAGCATCCCAGAGAGGAGTCCCAGAACTGCTTTATGCTGGCTCTTGATTGGCCCGCCTTGAGTCATGGGCCCATCCCTGAGTCAGTCACTGTAGCTGGGAGTGAGGGTaggtgggtggggtgggaagaACTCAGCGACCTCCATCTCCTGCTCCTCTCTTCAAGCTGTGGCTGAAACCAGCTTTATGTAAATGAAGCCCCAGGTTGGGTGGCAAAAATAGGTGTCTGCCGTAGAGCTCACACAGAGGAAGAGACCAGGGCAGAGCCACCCCAGGAGAAATGGGAGTATGGGGCAGGCAGAAATCAAGCCGGAGTTGGCACTTCTGCCCATCATTAGCTCCCCAAGAGGTCCCCTCCTGCCAATCATACATTAGTTTTTGAGAAACTAATCATCTCACACAAGTTCAAGGCCCCATTAGAACAGGCAAAGAGACTGGGATGCACTGACTGTCCACCAGTACCGTAGAGGTTGTGGGAATTGTAAGCATCTGGGTGTCCACAACTGCCAGGAGAGGATGAGGAGAGGGAGCCTGGCCTGGGAGGATGGGGCAAGTGACGCTGCCTGTCTCTGTGTCAGTGCAACGGGATGTCCAACCGCTTCTGGGGCTGGGGCCGCGAGGACGACGAGTTCTACCGGCGCATCAAAGGAGCCGGGCTCCAGGTAACACCCCACCCAGGGCCCTGCTATCTTCTCCACCATCATGGCTGCCCTGAGGTTCCCTTCTCTATCCTCAGATGAAGTTGCTGGGGCTTGGAAATGGCACCCCTGACTCtgatcccagccctgccccctgaCTAGCACACCTCTTCTGTAGAATGGGAATGCAGGCCCCTCCTGTGGCCCATGGCAGGCAGTGGGAGCCCAAAGGACTAGTGTGAGGGCCAGGGCTCCAGGAGGGGCAGCCTGACCCAACTACCTTTGGCCTCCTTAGCTTTTCCGCCCCTCGGGAATCACAACTGGGTACAAGACATTTCGCCACCTGCATGACCCAGCCTGGCGGAAGAGGGACCAGAAGCGCATCGCAGCTCAAAAACAGGTGCTGGCTGGCCCCCTGATTGGGGACGGATATGTGGTGATGTGGGGAACCAGTAGGCCCAAGCAGTTCACAAGTTCTCCTTGGGCCCCAGATGGCCCTGTCCtcccctgcttggcccaggtcaGTCAATGGGCATTCTGCTTGGGCCCATGCCCTGCTCTGGTGGCTGCCATGGGCACCAGGGAACTGTGGGTCAGCTGAGATTTCAGAGTCCTTGCAGGCTGGTAGGGGGGTGGGACTCAGCTGAAGGTGCCAGAATCCTAGTCAGACTTGCAACACTGGAGTCCCTATCCCTCAAACAGCCTTTTCTGTAGGAGCCATACTAGTCTAACTGAAAAATCCCTGCTCTCCTGCTTACTAGTCAGGGGCAGCCATGGGCAAAACTTCACATCTCTGAGCTTCACTTCCTCCTCTCTTCAGTGGGGTTCATAGGACCTCTGATGATGAGGTTGTGGGGGATCAGTGGACAGCTGGCACCCGCAAAGCCCAGAGtacatgctctctccccctttcattCCCAGGAGCAATTCAAGGTGGACCGGGAGGGAGGCCTGAGCACTGTGAAGTACCATGTGGATTCCCGTACAGCCCTGTCTGTGGGAGGAGCCCCCTGCACTGTTCTCAACATCATGTTGGACTGTGACAAGGCTGCCACCCCCTGGTGCACATTTGGCTGAGTTGGCTGGACAGTAAGGAAGGCTGTGCCTGGATGCCACACTGCTACTCAGGACCAAGACAAAGCCTTAGGCCCTGGGCCCACCTCCAACAGGATGTGGAGTGGCCTGAAGTAGCAGACAGCAAACCACGTGTTTGCAGCAGCCCAGCCCCCAGAGGCAGGCTTGAGCCGGGACAGGACACACACAGGGTGCCTGGGACGCTGCTAGCAATAAACAGTGATGGAAGAGGCTAGGATGTGGCTCCTGCCTGGGACTCTCTGCCCTGCCTCCTGCTTGCCCTGCTCTGCCCTCCTTCGCGTGCTGAGACCTGCGGGCTTTTGTTCCTTCCCCTGGACCGCCTCGTGCAGAGGTACAGTTTAGAAGCCAGGCCGCTGACGTGGGTGGCCAGGGTGTTTGGGAGGGTCAAAACTGCGGAAACCAGAATGCAAGCCCCGCAGAAGGGGGATAGCTGAGGCCAGCTCCAGCTGGTGGTGACTATACGGTAATGTGGGCCTAATGTtgccagatcttctgatttttcagaAGAAACTAGAATTCTGGACTCTTAAGTGAAAttggttaatttttaaatgatagcaatgaattgaaacttttaaaaagtatggCAGGCCAAACAAAATGTGTTGTGGACCACTAGTTTGTCACCTGTGGCTGAGGGGAAGGGCATGGGGCAAAAGATGACACCTCTCTTAGTTATAAGCTGGCAAGGAGttgaggcagggctggggacgACAAGACCAGGGGAAGCTCAAGTGGGAGAGAAGCCAGAGGCACAGGTTCCTGTCACCTCCCACAGCCCTCCAGGCTTTGCTGCCCTTCTGGGCAGTCTGACCGCTGGTGGGCTCAGACTCTGGAGGGGGGCTTCATCCTGCCTCATTGAGATGGACAGAAACAGATCCACAGGACTAGACTTAGAGTAGGCAGTGTGCGTTGGCAATGACTCGGTCATGGCTTGAGGGAGGGAAGAGCACGtttgtggggtgggaggaggaagatAGGAGAAGTAGGAGAATCCCTGGAGTGTTCCCACAGTACGATGGGGGACTAGCAGTGAGCACCAAATGCCAGGGAGAGCTGAAGGAGGGGAGCTGAGGGAGACCATGGAATTGGGGAGTGACctggaggaagcatttggagggAAGCCTGGGGCCAatgagagtgggggtggggagccctGCACGGTAGATCAGTCCTTCAAGGTGTCTGACTACCAGGGATTTGGGGCAGAAGTAAGAGGAGATTTGGGACCAGTTAAGGTTGGTTTGCTTAACTATAGGGCACCTGAAATGCTGGAGAAGGAAGAGATTGAGGTCCCAGAGTTCAGTAGGGTGGATTCAACAGCTCTGGTCCAAAAAAACTCCTCCTCTGAGGATGGAGCCCACACGGGGCTGCTGTGTGTAGTTGCAGGGGTTGTGCACTGTACATCCTGTGCATAAGCCAAGAGATTTAAGCAAAGATGAGTGGAGTGAAGCTTCAGGTTCCACATAACTGTTCAGACATATAACCAAGGGTCCTTGTGATTCCAAATTGACCTCAGCCAGCGATTCAGCTTCACTCACTACATGGAGGGGCAAACAGCCATGATTACAGTACAAGGGTGATGGGAGGGACTTTCTCAACTTGAGGCCCAGGAGAGGGGAATGGCATGCTTTCTGTATGCCAGTCTCCCTGGCTGTGTCATCTTGGACTTATGTAACATGAGGGCATAACACCAGCCTCTTGGAGTTGGTGGGAATGGATATGACATCAGAGCCCCCAGCTCTGTACTCACCGGGCCCATAGGAAGACCTGAAAAATGGGTTCCTTCCTTTCCACCTGCACCAGGGGAGTGGACTGAGCAGAAGAAAAGCAAGATCGTCCAACTCAGCCTGGGCTGGGGTGCATCTCCAACCCCACCATGgccactgccaccacctccaTCATCGAGGCACCATCAGTGCCTTGGGCTGGGCCTGATGTAACCCAAATCTGCAACTCCCCTcactccccagccccagcctccaccaAGCCATTCCAGGACAGTGGGAGAGGGCTGAGCCATGGTTGGCAAGGGGAAGAAGCAGATGGCTCTTCTGCTTTCTCAGCGCCTTGGTTGCCTCCTCTGTGGAGTGGAACTAACATCCCTGCCTCACTGGCCAGGGTGGATGAAATGAAGCCAGGAGATAGGAGCACTGGGCACAGCACTTGGCccatgtggttgttgtgatcATAACAACTAGCACTTGTGGAACATTCACCACATCAGAAATGCTTTACATTGCATTATTTCCCTTAGGCCTCTCTACCTAAGAGCTAGGTCCTATGTATtaccctgttttatagatgaggatggtgaagcacagagaggtaagtagcttgcccaaggtcacagagctgataAGTGGTGGAGCTTGGGCCCCTGCAGTCTACCTTCAGAGCCAGGTTCCTTCACCCCTGGCCTATACAGCAGGTGCCCATGCACAGAGGCTCCTTCCCCTCCagaccttccctcctctccctagCTGGAGAGGGCTGACTGGGAGTGCTGGCCAATGTGGTCTAATGTCCCTCCCACCTCTGGGACAAAAGCAGGGCCATGGGGGAGATTCAGAGTGTCTGCCTcatgcttcctctgcctggagtAAGATGGGGATTTGGCTGTTGGAGAGGTCCCTTGGGGCATCAGTGGGAACCAGAGCATGGCACTGTGCCTGAGGAATGTACAGGTGCTTGGGGAAGGCCCACCCCTAAGGAGGTGAGGTCTTCCTGGTGGAGTCAGTTTGCCAGTCAGGATGGGAAGGGCTTctggagggaacagcatgtgcaaggcAGAAAGACTGGAGGAAGCATGTATGTTCAGGGACCTGGGAGTAGTTCAAGGTGTCCCTAGTACCCCAATATTGTATAGGTATGGGGGGAGGCAGGCAGCAGAGGGAAGGTTAGGGTGAACCATGAAGATCTATGAATGCCACACTGAGCAACTTGTACTTTATTCTATGGGTGCAAGATTTCTGAGCAGGGAGAGATATACGGTTAGATATTAGTTATAGAAAGAACCTTTAGGGCAGGATCCAGGTGGACTGTAGGATAGagtctggaggagggagagagataatGAAGCCAGAATGAGTCAGTGAAGGGGGGTGGCGGTGTCCGCTGAGCCCCTGGGGGCTGCAGGAGCCAGGATCAATGGTATACCATtggtccttcccttcacagagggTCTGCTTCCCTGCACACTCTTTCCCAAAAGGCCAAATGGATATACACTGCCTTTGTGCGATCTCAGCCCTCATGCCTTAAGagcattaaaacaacaacaaaaaaaaaacaaagaaaaagcaacTTCTGGTTTCAGCTtcaacatgtaaagagcttattAGTCATCATTCCCATCCTATGAcaagaaaaaaactcaacaaactgAAAAGCAACTACTTTTCTTGGGCCTATCAGAGAACTGAAGTTGCAGGGCAAACTGCCATCCCAAAATCTGGAGAGCCAGGAAAATATAGTCACAGCCAAGATCAGCTGACCTAGAGCAGAAGACGCAGAACCACAAACTGGGAGTAATACTTAAGTGGTAATTTTGACAAACTGATGGAGGCTGAGTATGGTGAAGAGCCAAGAAAAATCCCCTCCCGTCTCTATAAGGGGAAAGGGAAaagtaaccatttaaaaatatgcccACAGCAGTCCCCCTGACAAAAGCCTACTCTCCAGGTAAAAAGACTATCAGAGCCTTTTCTC is a genomic window containing:
- the B4GALT7 gene encoding beta-1,4-galactosyltransferase 7 isoform X3 codes for the protein MFPSRRKAAQLPWEDGRSRLLPSGLPRKCSVFHLFVACLLLGFLSLLWLQLSCSGDVARAASGQGQETPGPPRVCPPEPPPEHWEEDASWGPHRLAVLVPFRERFEELLVFVPHMHRFLSRKKIQHHIYVLNQVDHFRFNRAALINVGFLESSNSTDYIAMHDVDLLPLNEELDYGFPEAGPFHVASPELHPLYHYKTYVGGILLLSKQHYQLCNGMSNRFWGWGREDDEFYRRIKGAGLQEQFKVDREGGLSTVKYHVDSRTALSVGGAPCTVLNIMLDCDKAATPWCTFG
- the B4GALT7 gene encoding beta-1,4-galactosyltransferase 7 isoform X1, encoding MFPSRRKAAQLPWEDGRSRLLPSGLPRKCSVFHLFVACLLLGFLSLLWLQLSCSGDVARAASGQGQETPGPPRVCPPEPPPEHWEEDASWGPHRLAVLVPFRERFEELLVFVPHMHRFLSRKKIQHHIYVLNQVDHFRFNRAALINVGFLESSNSTDYIAMHDVDLLPLNEELDYGFPEAGPFHVASPELHPLYHYKTYVGGILLLSKQHYQLCNGMSNRFWGWGREDDEFYRRIKGAGLQLFRPSGITTGYKTFRHLHDPAWRKRDQKRIAAQKQEQFKVDREGGLSTVKYHVDSRTALSVGGAPCTVLNIMLDCDKAATPWCTFG
- the B4GALT7 gene encoding beta-1,4-galactosyltransferase 7 isoform X2, translating into MFPSRRKAAQLPWEDGRSRLLPSGLPRKCSVFHLFVACLLLGFLSLLWLQLSCSGDVARAASGQGQETPGPPRVCPPEPPPEHWEEDASWGPHRLAVLVPFRERFEELLVFVPHMHRFLSRKKIQHHIYVLNQVDHFRFNRAALINVGFLESSNSTDYIAMHDVDLLPLNEELDYGFPEAGPFHVASPELHPLYHYKTYVGGILLLSKQHYQLLFRPSGITTGYKTFRHLHDPAWRKRDQKRIAAQKQEQFKVDREGGLSTVKYHVDSRTALSVGGAPCTVLNIMLDCDKAATPWCTFG